One genomic window of Paeniglutamicibacter sp. Y32M11 includes the following:
- a CDS encoding ATP-binding protein gives MSIEMTLPLSDAINPGQHRLTQIQVINWGTFHGRHTLYVDRSGTLLTGHPGVGKSTLFDGIGHIFHAAPRLNESAHEASTRKDRRTTYSYMRGRRFKTEAGTLYQRPGATWSALALVYEDGLGSNVCIGAIFDLPANGLEGQVGKHYVMGDRVLDTAALEDHGARRFTPSSLQKSLPGFESFDVHRAFAEKFRRRLGIDNDKAFSLLRTLQNGKGLDKGVNQFFRYEVLAVPATVKAAAGAIEDFSHLRGIHRQLEEARAQRDALASVPEQKLRHDELHTELATLNTLVGTQLPAFGAQLVARALQGETTSLTAAVEANSALIEESAARKDTLETRVASLSEQHEAGGGAGLAVLEREAKAARATLADREAVLQTLRSNFEAVGLNFTFTASGLQAMRRQAAVSAENLTSIAKDARTMEYEAMASVMSMKDRAKKLRLQIDSYAKRGSNIDDRSIAARRAIAASTNLSIDDLPFAGELIDLSPAHGQWRASAEKALRSLATTLLVKGENIKAVTHAIDSLSGLGRIRWMDISKSPREVTAGPGDLVGKLDFKHSAAGTWLHAKIAADYPLACVESDAGLHIHDKAISLAGTIKTGSGTFERDTRGVAASDYLLGFTNAEKISELETKLAALEAETARAAAVADDRSAAKDQLTAKLSLLGTLASDDRSFASLDASGALIILQDLEARMAEALAQSGDLSHVRRALDKARAELEECVGTLAVARSEAATLATKLERAKSSLRAARVQESSTEEWAVEKLAASEQLAPLLDRLEENSPVATAELEAALNALALSLTESGAELKREAYTLEAALKDTFKSFAREFGNSAAVSYGTSVEAAEHYVALHQGIIEQGLPQHEEEFREYFSNRSYERFSDLLQLLEEERRSIAERISPLNQILADVPFEHGSKLALEVSTTIPDEARAFRQALKEALAGAYSSRGAGTLSESYKALEALVDALDDSSKAAWRDTVLDVRQHVSISCNEHKPNGEIETGLEPGTLSGGEGQRFTSFIMGAALAYQLGFATAGFTAYGTVMIDEAFIQANSEYAAAGINALQEFGFQLLLAAPEDKIDLSRHLGSVCDIIKHPESNVSGFVASGRSPAVATSIILR, from the coding sequence ATGAGCATTGAAATGACCCTCCCGCTCTCCGACGCGATCAACCCCGGTCAGCACCGACTCACCCAGATCCAGGTGATCAACTGGGGAACCTTCCACGGCCGGCACACCCTGTATGTAGACCGTTCGGGCACCCTGCTCACCGGTCACCCCGGCGTCGGAAAATCCACCCTCTTTGACGGCATCGGGCACATCTTCCACGCCGCACCCCGACTCAACGAGTCGGCACACGAGGCCTCCACCCGCAAGGACCGGCGCACCACCTACTCCTACATGCGCGGGCGCCGCTTCAAGACCGAGGCCGGGACGCTCTACCAGCGCCCCGGAGCCACTTGGAGCGCACTGGCGCTGGTCTACGAAGACGGACTGGGCTCGAATGTCTGCATCGGCGCGATCTTCGATCTACCCGCCAACGGTTTGGAAGGTCAGGTCGGCAAGCACTACGTCATGGGCGACCGGGTGCTGGACACCGCTGCCCTGGAGGACCATGGGGCACGCCGCTTCACGCCCTCCTCGCTGCAAAAGTCGCTGCCCGGCTTCGAATCATTCGACGTGCACCGCGCCTTTGCCGAAAAGTTCCGTCGCCGGTTGGGCATCGATAATGACAAGGCGTTCTCCCTGCTGCGGACGCTGCAGAACGGCAAGGGTCTGGACAAGGGTGTTAACCAGTTCTTCCGCTACGAGGTGCTCGCCGTCCCGGCGACGGTCAAGGCCGCGGCCGGTGCCATTGAGGACTTCTCGCATCTGCGCGGCATCCACCGCCAACTAGAGGAAGCCCGCGCGCAACGTGATGCGCTGGCCTCCGTGCCAGAGCAGAAGCTGCGCCATGATGAGCTTCATACCGAGCTGGCCACCCTTAATACGTTGGTGGGCACGCAGCTGCCGGCCTTTGGTGCCCAACTTGTTGCCCGTGCATTGCAGGGCGAAACCACCAGCCTGACCGCCGCCGTGGAGGCCAACTCCGCATTGATTGAGGAAAGTGCTGCCCGCAAGGACACCCTGGAAACTCGGGTGGCGTCACTCAGCGAACAGCACGAAGCCGGTGGTGGTGCCGGACTGGCAGTGCTGGAGCGTGAGGCCAAGGCCGCCCGCGCCACCCTGGCCGACCGCGAGGCCGTGTTGCAGACCTTGCGGTCGAACTTCGAGGCAGTGGGGTTGAACTTCACCTTTACCGCCTCCGGCCTTCAGGCCATGCGCCGGCAGGCCGCGGTGAGCGCCGAGAACCTCACCTCCATCGCCAAGGACGCACGGACCATGGAGTACGAGGCCATGGCCTCGGTCATGAGCATGAAGGACCGCGCCAAGAAACTGCGGCTGCAGATCGATTCCTACGCCAAGCGCGGCTCCAATATTGATGACCGTTCGATCGCTGCCCGCCGGGCCATCGCGGCCTCCACCAACCTGTCCATCGACGATCTGCCCTTTGCCGGCGAATTGATTGACCTTTCCCCTGCTCACGGGCAGTGGCGGGCCTCGGCCGAGAAGGCGCTGCGTTCCCTGGCCACCACGCTGCTGGTGAAGGGTGAGAACATCAAGGCGGTCACGCACGCCATTGATTCGCTCTCGGGACTGGGCCGGATTCGCTGGATGGACATTTCCAAGTCCCCGCGCGAGGTGACCGCCGGCCCCGGAGACCTGGTGGGCAAGCTGGACTTCAAGCATTCGGCCGCCGGCACCTGGCTGCATGCCAAGATCGCCGCCGATTACCCATTGGCCTGCGTCGAATCGGACGCCGGGTTGCACATCCACGACAAGGCCATCTCCCTGGCCGGAACCATCAAGACCGGCTCGGGGACCTTTGAGCGCGACACTCGAGGTGTGGCCGCCTCCGATTATTTGCTGGGCTTCACCAACGCGGAGAAGATCTCCGAACTCGAGACCAAGCTCGCTGCCCTGGAAGCCGAAACGGCGCGGGCAGCGGCAGTTGCCGATGACCGTTCGGCGGCCAAGGACCAACTCACGGCCAAGCTCTCCCTATTGGGCACACTGGCCAGCGATGATCGCTCCTTTGCCTCGTTAGATGCCTCCGGCGCGCTGATTATTCTGCAAGACCTTGAGGCGCGCATGGCCGAGGCACTGGCACAGTCCGGAGACCTTTCCCATGTGCGTCGCGCGCTGGATAAGGCTCGCGCCGAGCTCGAGGAATGTGTGGGCACCCTGGCGGTGGCACGCTCCGAGGCAGCGACGCTGGCCACCAAGCTGGAGCGGGCCAAGAGCTCACTGCGTGCGGCGCGTGTCCAAGAGAGCAGCACCGAAGAGTGGGCCGTGGAGAAGCTGGCTGCCAGCGAGCAGCTGGCTCCCTTGCTGGATCGCCTCGAGGAGAACTCCCCGGTGGCCACCGCCGAGTTGGAGGCGGCACTAAACGCGCTGGCGCTGTCCCTGACCGAATCCGGGGCGGAACTCAAGCGTGAGGCCTACACGCTGGAAGCCGCACTGAAAGACACCTTCAAGTCCTTCGCCCGCGAGTTCGGCAATTCCGCCGCCGTCTCCTACGGAACCTCCGTGGAAGCCGCCGAGCACTACGTGGCCCTCCACCAGGGAATCATCGAGCAGGGTTTGCCGCAGCACGAGGAGGAGTTCCGTGAATACTTCTCCAACCGTTCCTACGAGCGTTTCTCCGACCTTTTGCAGCTATTGGAGGAGGAACGACGCTCGATTGCCGAGCGCATCTCGCCGCTGAACCAGATCCTTGCCGACGTGCCATTCGAGCACGGCTCCAAGCTGGCGTTGGAGGTTTCCACCACCATTCCCGATGAGGCCCGTGCCTTCCGCCAGGCGCTGAAGGAGGCGTTGGCCGGTGCCTATTCCTCGCGCGGAGCGGGAACCCTGAGTGAAAGTTATAAGGCTCTCGAGGCTCTGGTGGATGCGCTGGATGATTCTTCGAAGGCCGCCTGGCGTGACACCGTGCTGGATGTGCGTCAGCACGTGAGCATCAGCTGCAATGAGCACAAGCCCAACGGTGAAATTGAAACGGGTCTGGAACCCGGAACGCTCTCCGGTGGTGAGGGACAGCGTTTCACCTCCTTCATCATGGGTGCGGCACTGGCCTACCAGCTGGGCTTTGCCACCGCGGGCTTCACCGCCTATGGCACCGTGATGATCGATGAGGCATTCATCCAGGCGAACTCCGAATACGCTGCCGCGGGTATCAACGCGTTGCAGGAATTTGGTTTCCAGCTGCTGTTGGCCGCCCCGGAAGACAAGATTGATCTCTCCCGGCATCTGGGTTCGGTCTGCGACATCATTAAGCACCCGGAGTCCAACGTCTCCGGATTTGTGGCCTCGGGCCGTTCCCCCGCGGTGGCGACCAGCATTATTTTGCGCTGA
- a CDS encoding DUF4194 domain-containing protein, with protein sequence MSTPLPSGAIDERRLFDGDTGSFELGLRQLLVRLLRGPYLDGVAEPRLWQLVLDRRTEISAYVAEIFLVLEVDANRKIALLSPVDLEAAHTTAIAPRRALKREETLLALRLRLLLERHAGSGTDAVVTRDAAREILLEHRSPGDTDDKKLEENTDAALTRLLNLKLILPTELADEYKVSGALALALPFSTIEEIPEYIKAIERVGTDDTEEFELETEEL encoded by the coding sequence ATGAGCACCCCACTTCCCTCCGGCGCGATCGACGAACGTCGCCTCTTTGACGGCGATACCGGTTCCTTCGAATTGGGCCTGCGGCAACTGCTGGTACGCCTGTTGCGCGGCCCCTACCTTGATGGCGTCGCCGAGCCGCGGCTCTGGCAGCTGGTCCTGGACCGGCGAACGGAGATCTCCGCCTACGTTGCCGAGATCTTTCTGGTGCTCGAGGTTGATGCCAATCGCAAGATCGCGTTGCTGAGCCCCGTTGATCTTGAGGCCGCGCACACCACCGCCATCGCCCCGCGCAGGGCACTCAAGCGCGAAGAAACGCTACTGGCCTTGCGTCTGCGACTGCTACTCGAACGCCACGCGGGTTCTGGCACCGACGCGGTGGTGACCCGGGATGCCGCGCGAGAAATTCTGCTAGAACACCGCTCCCCCGGCGACACCGATGACAAGAAACTCGAAGAGAACACCGACGCCGCCCTGACGAGGCTGCTGAACCTCAAGCTCATCCTGCCCACCGAACTGGCCGACGAATACAAGGTCTCCGGTGCGCTGGCATTGGCCTTGCCGTTCAGCACGATCGAGGAAATCCCCGAGTACATCAAGGCCATTGAGCGTGTAGGCACAGATGACACCGAAGAATTTGAGCTGGAGACTGAAGAGCTATGA
- a CDS encoding DUF3375 domain-containing protein has product MRPTHQASPLWSQTQQFRSSAAWKLLSTAPWAVAFLRAEFTSAKPRVGLEVFHASLESFLKVVRSEDPSFNDSTTAAQYADAWVRNQFLARPLLDGHFAYEPTAQTARVLKFLSDFSGDRTNLNSSRLNTLLVSLESLAHETDPDPAARIRALEAEIAQRQDKINALRDGTSPAVLPREGALAATRSVLDMASGLPADFKRMRDGVQEMLHALRGEIMESSSVKGVAIGAVLEGDKQLRSTPQGETFRGFTEFLNSPQAQARFREAVNEVLERDFVDALDNQERHTLANLLRELRRQASEVHQSYGRLSESLHAYVQSAEFKEAAILREAVRNAEIAVASSRSLNSRTPIAPIRLFAPRFTSVATLGIYDPDEHVAPPKLAAPPALSIADIRRTPSTPAPDVPALKNAITVSRAAGGGSVGLSKIYDSLDASLKHLNTIRYLIEAARNGGETIDVSSLEEISFTQVDGATRIALVPAMSFTKDPV; this is encoded by the coding sequence ATGCGACCTACCCACCAGGCGAGCCCGCTGTGGAGTCAGACGCAACAATTCAGGTCATCAGCCGCCTGGAAATTGCTCTCCACCGCTCCGTGGGCCGTGGCCTTTCTGCGCGCCGAATTTACCAGTGCCAAACCCCGGGTCGGTTTGGAAGTTTTCCATGCCTCCCTCGAATCCTTCCTCAAGGTCGTGCGTTCGGAGGATCCGAGCTTCAACGACTCAACAACCGCCGCTCAATATGCCGATGCCTGGGTGCGCAACCAGTTCTTGGCTAGGCCGCTGCTCGACGGGCACTTCGCCTATGAGCCCACCGCACAGACAGCCCGCGTGCTGAAATTCCTGTCAGATTTCTCCGGGGACCGAACCAACCTGAACTCCTCGCGACTGAACACGTTGCTGGTATCCCTCGAATCATTGGCTCACGAAACTGACCCGGATCCAGCGGCACGCATTCGCGCCCTCGAGGCGGAAATTGCTCAACGACAAGACAAGATCAATGCGCTGCGTGACGGAACCTCCCCCGCGGTGTTGCCGCGTGAGGGAGCGTTGGCCGCGACTCGCTCGGTACTGGACATGGCCTCGGGGCTGCCGGCGGACTTTAAGCGCATGCGTGATGGGGTCCAAGAGATGCTCCATGCCCTGCGCGGAGAAATCATGGAGTCCTCCTCCGTCAAGGGAGTTGCCATTGGTGCGGTGCTCGAGGGCGACAAACAGTTGCGCAGCACCCCACAGGGCGAGACCTTCCGCGGCTTCACCGAATTCCTCAATTCTCCTCAGGCTCAGGCTCGCTTCCGCGAAGCGGTGAATGAGGTCCTCGAGCGCGACTTTGTTGATGCGCTAGATAACCAGGAACGCCACACGCTGGCCAACCTGTTGCGCGAACTGCGCCGACAGGCCTCGGAGGTACACCAGTCATACGGCAGGCTTTCTGAATCGCTCCACGCCTACGTGCAGTCGGCAGAATTTAAAGAAGCTGCCATTCTGCGTGAGGCGGTTCGCAACGCGGAAATTGCCGTTGCTTCTTCCCGTTCCCTGAATTCTCGGACGCCGATCGCTCCCATCAGGCTCTTTGCCCCCCGTTTCACCTCGGTGGCGACGTTGGGCATCTACGACCCGGACGAGCATGTGGCACCGCCGAAACTGGCCGCTCCCCCGGCACTGTCGATTGCCGATATTCGGCGCACCCCCTCGACTCCCGCTCCCGATGTCCCAGCGCTCAAGAACGCCATCACGGTGTCTCGCGCCGCGGGCGGCGGTAGCGTGGGACTGAGTAAAATCTACGACTCCCTCGATGCCTCACTGAAACACCTGAACACCATCAGGTACCTCATCGAGGCCGCCCGCAACGGCGGGGAGACCATCGATGTGTCATCACTTGAGGAAATCAGCTTCACCCAGGTCGACGGCGCCACCCGAATTGCATTGGTACCGGCCATGAGCTTCACGAAGGATCCAGTATGA
- a CDS encoding polysaccharide deacetylase family protein, translating into MKNPVKRLTVTTALLAVMALGLSGCQTPPYIPPTQYDPTSIGSAPQSMELPSATAEGPTEEDRIKEAARLTAGYDYAAATKTLSGLDSEAATAAKAKIAAARSKTVVWTDNSKIPHLFVHSLIVDPKRAFDGDDREQGYADYMVTLTEFKKMITELHKRGFVLVNPDDIAGLDASGKMKYRDIHLPKGKTPLVLSEDDVSYYEYMDGDGFATKLMIDADGKVKNEYRDAEGKKHIGAYDMPPVIDEFVAQHPDFSYRGAKGLLALTGYNGVLGYRTSKSEYADSKTLDKDIAAATEVATALKKDGWVFASHAWGHINMTTSSVKRIKNDMELWDAEVRPILGDTEHFIYPFGADISGVPKYSGEKYTMLKNDGFSFFYGVDGTTPYWMQQGAGYLRQARINIDGLQFEKEKRGDRPVLKYFFDVKKVADPQRPTAK; encoded by the coding sequence ATGAAGAATCCGGTGAAACGGTTGACGGTAACGACTGCCCTGCTGGCGGTCATGGCGCTGGGCCTGTCCGGATGCCAGACTCCTCCCTATATTCCCCCGACTCAATACGACCCGACCTCCATCGGCTCTGCCCCACAGTCCATGGAGCTGCCGTCTGCAACGGCCGAGGGGCCCACCGAAGAAGATCGAATCAAGGAAGCCGCGCGGCTCACCGCTGGCTACGACTATGCCGCTGCCACCAAGACGCTGTCGGGGCTCGACTCCGAGGCCGCGACAGCTGCCAAAGCGAAGATCGCGGCAGCTCGATCCAAGACGGTGGTGTGGACGGACAATTCTAAGATCCCCCATCTTTTTGTCCACTCACTGATCGTTGATCCCAAGCGGGCCTTTGATGGGGATGATCGCGAGCAGGGTTATGCGGACTACATGGTCACCCTGACCGAGTTCAAGAAGATGATCACCGAACTGCACAAGCGCGGCTTTGTCCTGGTGAACCCGGACGATATCGCGGGTCTGGATGCCTCGGGGAAGATGAAGTATCGGGACATTCATCTGCCCAAGGGAAAGACGCCGTTGGTGCTCTCCGAAGATGACGTGAGCTACTACGAATATATGGATGGCGATGGCTTCGCCACGAAGCTGATGATTGATGCCGACGGCAAGGTCAAAAACGAATATCGGGATGCCGAGGGCAAAAAGCACATCGGCGCCTACGACATGCCTCCGGTCATCGACGAGTTTGTTGCGCAGCACCCGGACTTCTCGTACCGCGGGGCTAAGGGACTACTGGCACTGACTGGCTACAACGGGGTATTGGGTTACCGCACCTCAAAAAGTGAATACGCGGATTCCAAGACCTTGGATAAGGACATCGCCGCAGCCACCGAAGTGGCCACTGCCCTGAAAAAGGACGGATGGGTGTTTGCCTCCCACGCGTGGGGACACATCAACATGACCACCAGCTCCGTTAAGCGCATCAAGAACGACATGGAGTTGTGGGATGCGGAGGTGCGCCCCATCCTGGGGGACACCGAGCATTTCATTTACCCCTTCGGAGCAGACATCTCGGGAGTCCCCAAATATTCGGGGGAAAAGTACACGATGCTTAAGAACGATGGGTTCTCCTTCTTCTACGGTGTGGATGGGACCACTCCGTATTGGATGCAGCAGGGTGCCGGTTACCTACGCCAGGCACGCATTAACATCGACGGATTGCAGTTTGAGAAGGAAAAGCGCGGGGACCGCCCGGTGCTGAAGTACTTCTTCGATGTGAAGAAGGTTGCAGATCCCCAGCGGCCCACCGCAAAATAG
- a CDS encoding aldo/keto reductase: MRPRLLAGKTVNPLGFGAMNIAHGYSDFPTDEQAGLLLNRVLDAGVDHIDTATLYGGNRSEELIGKYLGGRRHEYFLASKGGLELSEGRGKIDGRPETLRAQVDASLSRLGTEHIDLYYLHRLDPAVPVEESVGALALAVEQGKIGAIGLSEISVATLRAATEVHPIAAVQNEYSLATRNPELGMVDACAELGTALVAFSPLYRGYLSGNLRGINALQDGDMRHHMPRFSEENYPHNLALVDRLAELATRLETTAAALSLAWVLAQGEHVHAIPGTKELSHFTENLGALELVLSPADLQQAGEIINQSTIAGARYNVHQQKTIDSEDFAPVS; this comes from the coding sequence ATGAGACCTCGTTTACTGGCAGGAAAAACCGTCAACCCGCTAGGCTTTGGCGCCATGAATATCGCCCACGGCTACTCTGATTTCCCCACCGATGAGCAAGCCGGACTGCTGCTCAATCGGGTGCTGGACGCGGGTGTTGATCACATCGACACCGCCACCCTTTACGGCGGAAACCGCAGCGAAGAACTGATCGGAAAGTACCTCGGCGGCCGGCGTCACGAGTACTTCCTGGCATCCAAGGGCGGACTGGAACTTTCTGAGGGACGCGGAAAGATCGATGGACGCCCCGAAACACTTCGCGCTCAGGTTGACGCTTCGCTATCCCGACTGGGCACCGAGCACATCGACCTGTACTACCTACACCGACTTGATCCAGCGGTTCCCGTCGAAGAATCTGTCGGTGCCTTAGCGTTGGCAGTGGAGCAGGGCAAGATCGGTGCCATCGGACTGTCGGAGATATCGGTCGCCACCTTGCGCGCCGCCACCGAAGTTCACCCCATCGCGGCGGTACAGAACGAGTATTCGCTGGCCACCCGCAACCCAGAACTTGGCATGGTGGACGCCTGCGCAGAACTCGGCACAGCCTTGGTCGCTTTTTCCCCGCTCTACCGGGGCTACCTCTCCGGCAACCTGCGCGGTATCAATGCGCTGCAAGACGGCGACATGCGCCATCACATGCCGCGTTTCAGCGAAGAAAACTACCCCCACAACCTCGCGCTGGTCGACCGTCTCGCCGAGCTGGCGACTCGCCTAGAGACCACCGCCGCCGCACTGTCCTTAGCGTGGGTACTGGCACAGGGCGAGCACGTTCATGCCATCCCGGGAACCAAGGAACTGAGCCACTTCACGGAAAACCTTGGCGCCCTTGAGCTCGTACTTTCCCCCGCTGACCTGCAGCAGGCCGGAGAGATCATTAATCAATCGACGATTGCCGGGGCACGCTACAACGTCCACCAGCAAAAGACCATCGACTCCGAGGACTTTGCGCCCGTTTCCTAA